A genomic region of Sander lucioperca isolate FBNREF2018 chromosome 6, SLUC_FBN_1.2, whole genome shotgun sequence contains the following coding sequences:
- the LOC116041540 gene encoding rootletin isoform X3: protein MSAAENPDTDSDKLESVIQRLEESVLSEEKRLTVRGSSADAPPTCLPARVREIVTKNLNDSSAGAMSSVMSLQEENRMLQGELARLEDLLAHSRADRDELAIKYSAISERLEQALRFETGDGDHDSPESRSLAQQNLDLRRRLDEEQAAYKRKLTAYQEGQQRQAQLVQKLQAKVLQYKKRCGDLEQMVQERSSELEKHRLSSHSESSNGCHQEESSSNLEDALIRLEEEQQRSSSLSAVNAMLREQLEQASFANEALSQDIRRLTADWTKAREELEQKESDWRREEESFNSYFSTEHSRLLMLWRQVVGFRRHVCELKSATERDLSDMRNELARTSHSAQVSCAGLSATLHTREGGAALALEQEKALRVQLEQKLRERVAEMMNLQTRTDAERSELNVRLSDSVREAERLKGQIEERDREIVILMRRAEEQSDNDETDMQVMRAHTETLLDTLRDIAQTVLSDGESSSEADQDSTGAPLLALIRGFSPHRSSSPRRSSSPPRPSSLAPLPELSALRSAVTNKTLQLQDVRGRLLSAQSSLQQLRKQLSETDLAKRDAEQRNQALQREKDAAQRERETTQREKDRLKQERDTLASEKVSLEKTVQAAQSSNQILQMDCEKLQLTVASTQRERDHEREEKEAAIQERGRAKAETQRIQKQWDQSESRASAQRGELSAVRETHQQWEIERQLLERERVQLAEALARAEGSNAELSMLLNKLQSEDAALRDSLVKMGSMNEGMAQDKTELNNYILQLEEEKALLQAQKREAEKEKLTIRDELVRLEQDRLELDSARITLHQSLQDAELSRVGMETELQSLRAERFKLQEKVTQLCGEVTSLGSELSLAKGDGQRNEVALEEAGRGRADLARDKAALVVQLTASERENAVLSEELAAFRSERESLETSLFEVQQQLVQVESRREQLETENQNLRVRCETAAAELRRVRSDGENVLAQAEREKQALTQTLNAVQLEAQQALRKAISEHQEEVERLVSEKEVVRHSLLMEHEGTLRRLRQEAEDQLHRAGREREELQDELRSLQHDRDQSLLQAETEKQQALSLKEAEKTVLSDRLSTLQAELSARALEAERMSREAAHYKEQEQIRVGALTSELLELRSHLEDAASVHERELQSLRETCTDLQSRADVALKELDQCRASLSANEESRDQLRRDLLDSERRLNQTQDAAENNRREGTELRRSLADVTKERDTLSQSNTQLRETLRSAETERISVKRQCEEKEQRLAVLEENLSSNQKEVAELRSCLREVERSRLEARRELQELRRQLKVLDGEKEQREREVVELQTRLSLEEQREEERGKEVFTLKQKLTEAETARGSLKKELSLTQKRLLESESGWRGCERELTAQLQEARGCEKKMQDEAKNLALRAQVAQDSAAQSSLQLSEAQGRLAATEAELTRAEAGKRDLEFRLSSLQSALTRTLGIGAGGRGGRGRSPGGSSTSPATMSRYHSVSPLRCSLSPPKEFRESTPDNTLGSVSPERGDTPLPLPQPELDPDTLRSDLREFLQELREAQRERDDARCQLGALQRELEELTGQRDSALSRVTHLQNTLQEYQEGKRGLDERLTTTQILLQQQEEVVRRGDRERRVLTDRVKDLERALQASEMDKKHTQDQLNKQRAAEMRLEAERKRLREALEAAEARATRVELGRRSVEGELQRLKLSLGDREADSQASQERHDSLLKQVAEREACVSLLQREVDRLSQALLKAQEGESLLQEKTSSLKKSLQEAAASHSCTQSRLTALQKMLSVAEQDKRLLQERMDEARASLVEGKRNVVTLTERVQSLQSELDQSELRREEVEAELNNTQEALRQRSASVADAQRSAQSAQTERAAVEERLRGLQRAVAMLETEKKDAERQAVRLEKDKDALRNTLDKVERQKLKTEEGSMRLSAEKSRLDRSLNTTEQELQEAQQQILMLQTQLAEMEQSQSLCESLVRERDEAQREADRLRTSFRDVERTLGTRERAHRHRVKGLEEQVSTLKEQLQQEMKRRQPSLQSSLLSAGK, encoded by the exons ATGAGTGCTGCGGAAAACCCAGACACCGACTCCGACAAACTGGAGTCTGTGATACAG AGGCTGGAGGAGAGCGTTCTGTCTGAGGAGAAGAGGCTAACCGTCCGGGGTTCTTCAGCAGACGCCCCCCCTACATGTCTACCTGCACGAGTACGAGAGATTGTTACAAAGAACCTCAACGATAGCT CAGCCGGGGCCATGTCCTCTGTTATGTCCCTCCAGGAGGAGAACCGGATGCTGCAGGGAGAGCTGGCGAGGCTGGAGGACCTGCTGGCACACAGCAGAGCCGACCGAGACGAGCTCGCCATCAAGTACAGTGCAATTAGCGAGAGG CTGGAGCAGGCGCTACGTTTTGAGACGGGAGACGGGGACCATGATTCACCGGAGTCACGCAGCCTGGCGCAGCAGAACCTGGATTTACGCCGGCGACTGGATGAGGAGCAGGCGGCCTACAAGCGTAAACTCACTGCGTACCAGGAGGGTCAGCAGAGGCAGGCGCAGCTCGTGCAGAAGTTGCAGGCCAAG GTACTTCAGTACAAAAAGAGGTGTGGGGATCTAGAGCAGATGGTGCAGGAGCGGTCCTCAGAGTTGGAGAAACACAGGTTAAGT AGCCACAGTGAATCCTCAAATGGTTGTCATCAAGAAGAATCAAGCAGCAACCTGGAGGACGCTTTAATCCGTCTGGAGGAAGAACAGCAGAG GAGCAGCAGTTTGTCTGCGGTGAATGCCATGCTGAGAGAGCAGCTAGAGCAGGCCAGTTTTGCCAATGAGGCTCTCAGTCAGGACATCCGCAGGCTCACTGCTGATTGGACGAAGGCCAGGGAGGAATTGGAACAAAAGGAGTCTGactggaggagagaagaggag TCTTTCAACAGTTACTTCAGTACTGAGCACAGTCGACTGCTGATGCTATGGCGGCAAGTAGTCGGGTTTCGGCGGCATGTCTGTGAACTGAAGAGCGCCACTGAAAG GGACCTGTCAGATATGCGTAATGAGCTGGCTCGGACGTCCCACTCTGCTCAGGTGTCTTGTGCAGGTCTGTCTGCCACCCTGCATACCCGGGAGGGAGGAGCAGCTCTGGCCCTGGAGCAGGAGAAAGCTCTGCGGGTTCAGCTCGAGCAGAAGCTGAGAGAACGAGTGGCAGAGATGATGAATCTTCAGACCAGAACAGACGCAGAGAGAAGTGAGCTCAACGTCAG GTTGTCAGATTCAGTGCGAGAGGCTGAGAGACTAAAGGGCCAAattgaagagagagacagagaaattgTCATACTGATGAGGAGGGCTGAG GAGCAGAGTGACAACGATGAGACTGACATGCAGGTGATGAGAGCTCACACTGAGACATTGTTGGACACTCTGCGGGACATCGCTCAG ACTGTTTTGTCCGATGGAGAGTCGTCATCCGAGGCAGACCAGGACAGCACCGGGGCTCCGCTGCTAGCATTGATCCGTGGCTTCTCCCCTCACCGCTCCTCCTCTCCTCGCAGGTCGTCCTCTCCCCCTCGGCCCTCCTCGCTGGCTCCTCTCCCTGAGCTGTCAGCTCTGCGCTCTGCAGTCACAAACAAGACGCTCCAGCTGCAG GATGTTCGAGGGCGTCTGCTTTCTGCCCAGTCCTCGCTTCAACAGTTGCGCAAGCAGCTTTCAGAGACTGATTTGGCTAAAAGAGATGCAGAACAGCGAAACCAAGCTCTGCAGAGAGAAAAGGATGCTGctcagagagaaagggagacaaCACAGCGAGAGAAGGACCGTCTGAAGCAGGAGAGAGACACACTGGCCAG TGAGAAGGTGAGCTTGGAGAAGAcagtgcaggcagcacagagcAGCAACCAGATCCTACAGATGGACTGTGAGAAGCTCCAGCTGACCGTGGCGTCCACACAGCGAGAGCGAGATcacgagagggaggagaaggaggccGCCATTCAGGAGAGAGGGCGGGCAAAGGCAGAGACTCAGAGGAT ACAAAAGCAGTGGGATCAGAGTGAGAGTCGAGCCTCGGCTCAGCGTGGAGAGCTGTCTGCAGTGAGGGAGACTCACCAGCAGTGGGAGATTGAGCGGCAGCTGCTGGAGCGAGAGAGAGTCCAACTCGCTGAAGCACTTGCTCGG GCTGAGGGCAGTAACGCAGAGCTCTCTATGCTGCTCAACAAGCTGCAGTCTGAGGATGCAGCTCTCAGGGACTCTCTGGTCAAAATGGGAAGCATGAATGAGGGAATGGCCCAGGACAAAACTGAACTTAACAACTACATTCTCCAG CTGGAGGAAGAGAAGGCCCTCCTGCAGGCTCAGAAACGGGAGGCGGAGAAAGAGAAGTTGACCATAAGAGATGAGCTGGTCCGGTTGGAGCAGGACCGGCTGGAGCTGGACTCTGCCCGCATCACGCTTCACCAGTCACTGCAGGACGCCGAGCTTAGCCGGGTGGGGATGGAGACAGAGCTCCAGAGTCTCAGGGCTGAGAGATTTAAGCTGCAGGAGAAAGTCACCCAG CTTTGTGGTGAGGTGACCTCTCTGGGATCAGAGTTGAGTCTTGCCAAAGGAGATGGCCAGAGAAACGAGGTGGCATTAGAGGAAGCCGGTCGCGGTCGGGCAGACCTGGCCCGGGACAAAGCAGCGCTGGTGGTCCAGCTGACGGCGTCTGAGAGAGAAAACGCCGTTCTGTCAGAGGAACTGGCTgctttcag GTCGGAGCGGGAGTCCCTGGAAACCAGTCTGTTCGAGGTGCAGCAGCAGCTTGTTCAGGTGGAGTCTCGTAGGGAGCAGCTGGAGACGGAGAACCAAAACCTTCGAGTCCGCTGTGAGACTGCAGCAG CTGAACTGAGGCGTGTACGCTCGGATGGGGAGAATGTGTTGGCCcaggctgagagagagaaacaggctCTGACTCAGACTCTAAATGCTGTACAGCTAGAGGCCCAGCAGGCTTTACGCAAGGCCATCTCCGAACatcaggaggaggtggagaggcTGGTCTCAGAAAAG GAAGTGGTGCGGCACAGCCTGTTGATGGAGCATGAGGGCACTCTGAGGAGGCTCCGGCAGGAGGCGGAGGATCAGCTCCACAGAGccgggagagaaagagaggagctgcaggatGAACTGAGGAGTCTCCAGCATGACAGAGATCAGAGTCTGCTGCAGGCAGAGACTGAGAAACAACAG GCCCTTTCTCTGAAGGAGGCAGAGAAAACCGTTTTGTCTGACAGGTTGTCCACCCTGCAGGCTGAGCTGTCAGCTAGAGCCCTGGAGGCCGAGCGGATGTCGAGAGAAGCAGCTCATTACAAAGAGCAGGAGCAG ATCAGAGTTGGGGCTCTGACCAGCGAGCTGCTGGAGCTTCGCTCTCACCTGGAGGATGCAGCTTCTGTTCATGAAAGGGAACTCCAGAGTCTACGGGAGACTTGTACTGATCTTCAGTCACGGGCTGATGTTGCTCTCAAAGAG CTGGATCAGTGCAGAGCTTCTCTCTCAGCTAACGAGGAGAGTCGAGACCAGCTGAGGCGGGACCTGTTGGACAGTGAACGACGTCTCAACCAAACTCAGGACgcagcagaaaacaacagaagagAGGGGACGGAGCTGCGACGCAGCCTCGCTGACGTCACCAAGGAGAGAGACACTCTCAGCCAGTCGAATACTCAGCTGAGAGAAACTCTACGAAGTGCAGAAACGGAGAGAATCAG TGTGAAACGACAGTGTGAGGAGAAGGAGCAGAGGCTGGCTGTGCTGGAGGAGAATCTGTCGTCTAATCAGAAGGAGGTGGCAGAGCTGCGCAGCTGCCTGAGAGAAGTTGAAAGGTCACGACTCGAAGCTCGACGAGAACTCCAGGAGCTCCGCAGACAG CTGAAGGTTCTGGATGGAGAgaaggagcagagagagagggaggtggtGGAGCTGCAGACTCGCCTGTCGCTTGAGGagcaaagagaggaggagagagggaaagaggttTTCACCCTCAAACAGAAGTTAACTGAGGCTGAAACAGCTCGAGGCTCCCTCAAGAAagag CTTTCTTTGACTCAAAAGCGCCTGCTGGAGTCTGAGTCGGGCTGGCGGGGCTGCGAAAGAGAACTGACCGCTCAGCTGCAGGAGGCGCGTGGCTGCGAGAAGAAGATGCAGGATGAAGCCAAGAACTTGGCCCTGCGTGCTCAGGTGGCTCAGGACTCTGCTGCTCAGTCCAGCCTGCAGCTGAGCGAGGCCCAGGGCCGACTGGCCGCCACAGAGGCAGAGCTGACCCGGGCCGAGGCCGGGAAGAGGGACCTGGAGTTTCGTCTGAGCAGCCTTCAGTCGGCACTGACGCGAACGCTGGGTATCGGAGCAGGCGGCAGGGGAGGCAGGGGGAGAAGCCCTGGGGGGAGCTCCACATCACCTGCCACTATGTCACGCTACCACAGCGTTTCGCCCCTGCGCTGCTCGCTGTCCCCTCCTAAAG aatttCGAGAAAGCACCCCTGACAATACTTTAGGCTCAGTGTCTCCTGAGAGAGGGGATACACCGCTGCCTCTCCCCCAGCCAGAGCTGGACCCCGACACACTGCGCAGTGATCTGAGAGAATTCCTCCAGGAGCTGCGtgaggcacagagagagagg GATGATGCTCGATGCCAGCTGGGGGCCCTGCAGCGGGAGCTGGAGGAGCTGACGGGGCAACGAGACTCTGCTCTGAGTCGTGTCACTCACCTACAAAACACCTTACAGGAATACCAAGAAg GGAAGCGTGGACTGGACGAGCGTCTGACCACCACTCAGATTTTGCtccagcagcaggaggaggttgtgaggagaggagacagagagaggagagtacTCACTGACAGGGTGAAGGATTTAGAGCGGGCGCTGCAGGCTTCTGAGATGGATAAAAAACATACACAG GATCAGTTGAATAAGCAGCGTGCTGCTGAGATGCGTCTGGAGGCGGAGAGGAAGCGTCTGCGGGAGGCGCTGGAGGCAGCTGAAGCCCGGGCCaccagggtggagctggggaggcgCAGTGTGGAGGGGGAGCTGCAGAGACTTAAATTGAGTCTGGGAGACCGGGAGGCTGACAGCCAGGCCTCCCAGGAGCGCCATGACTCTCTACTGAAACAG GTGGCAGAAAGAGAAGCCTGTGTGTCTCTGCTCCAGAGAGAGGTGGATAGGCTGAGCCAGGCTCTGCTCAAAGCTCAGGAAGGCGAGTCTTTACTCCAAGAGAAGACCTCTTCCCTCAAAAAGAGCCTTCAGGAGGCAGCGGCTTCTCACAGCTGCACACAGAGTCGTCTGACCGCTCTGCAGAAGATGCTGAGTGTGGCTGAACAGGACAAAAGGCTTCTACAG GAACGAATGGATGAAGCCCGAGCGTCATTAGTGGAGGGGAAAAGGAATGTGGTCACCCTCACTGAGCGCGTGCAAAGCTTGCAGAGTGAGCTGGACCAGAGTGAGCTGAGACGAGAGGAAGTGGAGGCTGAGCTCAACAACACTCAAGAG GCTCTGCGTCAGCGCTCGGCCAGTGTCGCAGATGCTCAGCGCAGCGCCCAGTCAGCTCAAACAGAGCGGGCCGCTGTAGAGGAGCGACTGCGTGGGCTGCAGCGAGCGGTCGCCATGCTTGAGACTGAGAAAAAAGATGCTGAGAGACAGGCTGTGAGGCTGGAGAAAGACAAGGATGCACTGAGGAATACACTGGATAAG GTTGAACGTCAGAAATTGAAGACTGAAGAAGGCAGCATGCGGCTGTCTGCAGAGAAAAGCCGCTTGGATCGCTCTCTGAACACCACTGAACAGGAGCTGCAGGAAGCACAGCAACAAATACTGATGCTGCAG ACTCAGCTGGCTGAGATGGAGCAGTCACAGAGTCTGTGTGAGAGTTTGGTGAGGGAGCGTGACGAGGCCCAGCGGGAGGCGGACAGACTGAGGACCAGCTTCAGGGACGTAGAGCGAACGCTGGGCACCAGAGAACGAGCTCATCGACATAGAGTCAAAGGCCTGGAGGAGCAG GTGTCCACCTTGAAGGAGCAGCTACAACAAGAGATGAAACGGCGGCAACCTTCTCTTCAATCCTCCTTATTGTCGGCAGGAAAGTGA